In Solobacterium moorei, a single genomic region encodes these proteins:
- a CDS encoding Cna B-type domain-containing protein, producing the protein MGDGKMERKKFFRYVLSVVMMFTLLFQGMMWRVSAAGPARQVPSTVTSFEIQNSSGQTVNSVWYTERFLMKLDWDASGTQLQAGDYFDIDLPQTMKFPSDTTTYDFNVMSDDGTAVIATAHITPGPGDVGGKVRLTFTNWVTGRTDVRGNVKIASKFLYTSLLVNQNNTFSVSVNGQVVNKIIRLDGPTPLDNDEVLKKSGEGVLGTTDQALWKVRINYKKATLTNVVITDHLTGGNGSETYIPSSFELYSVDYSTLGEVSNSVAVSLAGKISFGADNRSFTINLGTINATQYRLIYKTTYTPDTRLTNHVDLTSTEQNGGDSGYYQTLSSSGTATGNLANKIKLIRVDAEDNATRLANAVFTVTKPDGTTFELTTGADGTVTSAALPVGTYKVKERVAPQGYELNEDEYTLQVTATDGAVQTIKDNPIKIDVATKKKWIGPEGTSVTIHLYADNVDTGKTVVLNAANNWSDTFADLRKYQPGTTTEINYTVLEDAVLNYDSVVTGSMVTGYTITNTNTEIRSVDVEKKWVGQPATSITVKLFADGSIKDTITITSADNWRHTFVNLPKYDANDGHEIIDTIDEDRIAGYTTSITGDAQIGFTITNFKETPKTADYFNPMVYTTLMVVSLSIMMMVVVKKKTATR; encoded by the coding sequence ATGGGAGATGGCAAAATGGAGAGAAAGAAGTTTTTTCGGTATGTATTATCAGTTGTAATGATGTTTACTTTGTTATTTCAAGGTATGATGTGGCGTGTTTCTGCGGCTGGTCCTGCTAGACAAGTTCCATCTACAGTCACTTCATTTGAGATACAGAATAGTTCTGGCCAAACTGTTAATAGTGTATGGTATACAGAACGCTTCCTAATGAAGTTGGATTGGGATGCTAGTGGAACACAATTACAGGCTGGTGATTACTTTGATATTGATTTACCGCAAACAATGAAATTTCCATCAGATACAACAACGTACGATTTCAATGTTATGAGTGATGATGGAACAGCAGTAATCGCAACAGCACATATTACACCTGGGCCAGGTGATGTAGGTGGTAAAGTTCGTCTAACATTTACGAACTGGGTTACAGGTAGAACAGATGTTAGAGGAAATGTAAAAATTGCCTCGAAGTTTTTGTATACATCATTATTGGTTAATCAGAATAATACATTTTCAGTTTCTGTAAATGGTCAAGTCGTAAATAAAATTATTAGATTAGATGGTCCAACACCTTTAGATAATGACGAGGTTCTTAAGAAGAGTGGTGAGGGAGTACTGGGTACTACAGATCAAGCTTTATGGAAAGTACGTATCAATTATAAGAAAGCAACTTTGACAAATGTTGTGATTACGGACCATTTAACAGGTGGTAATGGTAGCGAGACATATATTCCTAGTAGCTTTGAATTATACAGTGTAGATTACTCTACGCTTGGAGAAGTAAGTAATTCTGTTGCGGTAAGCTTGGCTGGCAAGATTTCATTTGGTGCAGATAATAGAAGTTTTACAATCAACCTTGGTACAATCAATGCTACGCAATATCGTCTAATCTATAAGACAACATATACACCAGATACTAGATTAACAAACCATGTTGATCTCACATCGACCGAGCAAAATGGTGGAGATAGTGGGTATTATCAAACACTTAGTTCAAGTGGTACAGCAACAGGAAATTTGGCTAATAAAATCAAGCTCATTAGAGTGGATGCCGAAGATAACGCGACTCGTTTAGCGAATGCGGTATTTACAGTTACTAAACCGGATGGTACTACATTTGAACTGACTACGGGTGCGGATGGTACAGTTACTTCAGCTGCACTCCCTGTTGGAACATATAAAGTGAAAGAAAGAGTGGCCCCTCAAGGATATGAATTGAATGAGGATGAATATACATTACAGGTAACTGCTACAGATGGTGCAGTACAGACCATAAAAGATAATCCTATCAAGATCGATGTTGCAACAAAGAAGAAATGGATAGGACCAGAAGGCACTTCGGTAACGATTCATCTATATGCCGATAATGTAGATACGGGGAAAACAGTTGTATTAAATGCAGCGAATAACTGGTCGGATACATTTGCTGACTTAAGAAAATATCAACCAGGAACAACTACTGAAATTAACTACACAGTTCTAGAAGATGCTGTTTTAAATTACGATTCTGTCGTGACTGGTAGTATGGTAACTGGTTATACAATCACAAATACAAATACTGAAATAAGATCGGTTGATGTAGAGAAAAAGTGGGTTGGTCAACCGGCAACATCTATTACAGTTAAACTTTTTGCTGATGGTTCTATCAAAGATACAATCACAATCACATCCGCTGATAACTGGAGACATACATTTGTAAATCTACCAAAATATGATGCAAACGATGGCCACGAAATCATCGATACAATTGATGAAGATAGAATTGCTGGATATACGACAAGTATAACTGGCGATGCACAAATAGGCTTCACAATTACAAACTTTAAGGAGACACCAAAGACAGCGGATTACTTTAATCCAATGGTGTATACAACTCTTATGGTAGTTTCTCTTTCAATCATGATGATGGTAGTGGTTAAAAAGAAAACAGCTACGAGATAA
- a CDS encoding ABC transporter substrate-binding protein produces MSKFIKKFAVIATTIFLLAGCSAGKSGSTDETTTEKKVLRFGQANAGTGLDMQISTSSGAASIADEVTESLLRFDDNNEEEPVLIEDFPKVSEDGKVYSFTLKKGVYFTDGTELHSSDVKYTFERMFTPATGAKSTTYFSMIAGAKDMLAGNATELSGFEIVDDYHFNITLDYAFAPFVKNLGTSYANIFPEKATKEAGAAWGTGTNLIGTGPYKIQSNDDTTEVVLVKNEKYHGGDVNLDELHFLYYDDAQTKLIAYENGDIDLADLPASLLEQYQSSHSDEIHTYHPLGTSFISLNLKSEYISDVNVRKAISLAINREELVKTILAGAGIPATSFLNNQIPGHDDSRKVLEYNPEVAKKLLAEAGYSNGISLTAEIREADKTVFDALQGYLAEVGIQLTLNIVDNATWNSDRAAGNVALTGMTWNALYPDGDFQMYNYFYSKNSVNRGVFYDNPAYDAALDKARASTDEKERAELYKEADKILTFDDYACIPLYYPQSQFIAKSYVKNFTVGNLIYHFWNADIDAQAAAKEQK; encoded by the coding sequence ATGAGTAAATTTATTAAAAAGTTTGCAGTAATTGCAACAACAATTTTCTTGCTTGCAGGATGCAGTGCAGGAAAGTCCGGCTCTACAGATGAAACAACAACTGAGAAGAAAGTATTACGCTTCGGACAAGCAAATGCAGGAACAGGCTTAGATATGCAGATTAGTACATCTTCCGGTGCAGCTTCGATTGCAGATGAAGTAACTGAATCGCTCTTACGTTTCGATGACAACAATGAAGAAGAACCAGTATTGATTGAAGATTTCCCAAAGGTTTCTGAAGATGGAAAAGTATATTCCTTTACATTGAAGAAGGGTGTTTACTTCACGGATGGTACAGAACTACATTCATCAGATGTTAAGTATACATTTGAACGTATGTTTACACCTGCTACAGGAGCTAAGTCAACAACATACTTCTCAATGATTGCAGGTGCGAAAGACATGCTTGCAGGAAATGCTACAGAGCTTTCTGGATTTGAAATCGTTGATGATTATCACTTCAACATCACACTAGATTATGCATTTGCTCCATTTGTTAAGAACCTAGGAACTTCATATGCAAATATTTTCCCAGAGAAAGCAACAAAGGAAGCGGGTGCTGCTTGGGGTACAGGTACAAACCTCATTGGTACAGGTCCTTACAAGATTCAATCAAACGATGACACAACAGAAGTAGTACTCGTTAAGAATGAAAAGTATCACGGTGGTGATGTGAATCTTGATGAACTACATTTCCTTTACTATGATGATGCACAGACAAAGTTAATCGCTTATGAAAATGGTGATATTGATTTAGCAGATTTACCTGCAAGTTTATTAGAACAATATCAATCTTCTCATAGTGATGAAATTCATACATATCATCCATTAGGAACATCATTCATCTCACTAAATCTTAAGAGTGAATATATCTCTGATGTAAATGTACGTAAGGCAATCTCACTCGCTATCAACCGTGAAGAATTAGTTAAGACAATTCTTGCGGGTGCAGGTATTCCTGCAACATCATTCTTGAACAACCAGATCCCTGGTCATGATGATTCAAGAAAGGTATTAGAATACAATCCTGAAGTTGCTAAGAAGTTATTAGCTGAAGCAGGTTACAGCAATGGAATCTCACTGACAGCTGAAATTCGTGAAGCGGATAAGACAGTATTTGATGCATTACAAGGTTATTTAGCTGAAGTTGGTATCCAGTTAACATTGAATATTGTTGATAACGCTACATGGAACTCTGATCGTGCTGCAGGTAACGTCGCATTAACTGGTATGACTTGGAATGCGTTATATCCAGATGGTGACTTCCAAATGTACAACTACTTCTACTCAAAGAACTCTGTAAATCGTGGTGTGTTCTATGATAACCCAGCGTATGATGCAGCGTTAGATAAGGCTAGAGCTTCTACTGACGAAAAAGAACGTGCAGAATTATACAAAGAAGCAGATAAGATTCTTACATTTGACGACTATGCATGCATACCTCTATACTATCCACAGAGCCAATTCATTGCGAAGTCATATGTTAAGAACTTTACAGTAGGTAACTTAATCTACCACTTCTGGAATGCAGATATTGATGCACAAGCAGCAGCAAAAGAACAAAAGTAA
- a CDS encoding ABC transporter permease yields the protein MGKYILKRALLAIMIIFAISLLTFIVLNVIPGDVVAAMLGEFASKDAIETARHQLGLDVPLPLQYLRWLQGLVTGNLGTSYFQRKAVLTLILQAFKYTFVMAIAAYIIAIVIGLLFGVLAAVYHNRIIDRILMSLSVFGISAPSFWIAIILQIFVGLKLGWFPVSGVKSTIWWVLPSFSLGIRSAASITRVTRTSMLEVMKQDYIRTAFAKGISYPRIIFFHAFRNALIPIMTILGNDFGVLLTGSMITENVFNVPGIGKLLIDAINRRDIPLVQGGVIYVAAICVLVYFAVDILYAVVNPNIRLTQEVN from the coding sequence ATGGGTAAATATATTTTAAAAAGAGCACTGTTGGCAATCATGATTATCTTTGCGATTTCCTTACTTACATTTATCGTTTTAAATGTAATTCCAGGAGACGTCGTAGCCGCAATGCTTGGTGAATTTGCAAGTAAAGACGCAATTGAAACTGCTAGACACCAACTAGGTCTTGATGTGCCTTTGCCACTCCAATATTTGCGTTGGCTTCAGGGCTTGGTTACAGGAAATCTAGGTACAAGCTACTTCCAACGTAAAGCAGTATTAACTTTAATCTTACAAGCATTTAAATATACATTTGTGATGGCGATTGCGGCATACATTATCGCAATCGTAATCGGATTATTATTTGGTGTATTAGCAGCGGTATACCACAATCGTATTATTGATCGTATTTTGATGTCGCTTTCTGTCTTTGGTATCTCGGCGCCATCATTTTGGATTGCGATTATCTTACAGATTTTTGTGGGTTTGAAACTTGGTTGGTTTCCAGTATCAGGTGTGAAATCTACAATATGGTGGGTGTTACCGTCATTTTCGCTAGGCATTCGATCTGCCGCATCGATTACGCGCGTTACACGTACGTCGATGTTAGAAGTGATGAAACAGGATTATATCCGCACAGCATTTGCGAAGGGTATTAGTTATCCAAGAATCATCTTCTTCCATGCATTCCGTAATGCACTAATTCCAATTATGACGATTCTTGGAAATGACTTTGGTGTGCTACTAACAGGATCGATGATTACCGAGAATGTATTTAATGTTCCAGGTATTGGTAAGTTATTGATTGATGCAATCAATCGTCGTGATATTCCACTTGTACAAGGTGGAGTTATCTATGTGGCAGCGATATGTGTACTCGTATATTTTGCGGTAGATATATTATATGCAGTTGTTAATCCAAACATACGTTTAACACAGGAGGTGAACTAA
- a CDS encoding ABC transporter permease encodes MKKNNFYSESFQRFCKNKVAVVSALILISLIIICFIAPLITSYDPEKQALSERLLSPSLKHWWGTDQYGRDIFTRCVYGCRVSLSVGIISQLIATIIGYFMGVTAGYVGGKIDDAISFVMQVFSSFPFLLFAMALMYALGPGITNLYISLGLLSWASTAKLIRGQVMQLKGQEYIQACKVDGGSTLRIILKHLFPNCIPMLIVSITLGIPSAILSEASLSYLGLGVPSPKPSWGSMIAESQDFIRSNTYYSLFPGLCIIVTVIAFNMMGDGLRDALDPKLRISRGEL; translated from the coding sequence ATGAAGAAAAACAATTTCTATAGTGAATCCTTCCAACGTTTTTGTAAAAATAAAGTCGCTGTTGTATCAGCGCTCATTCTAATCAGTTTGATTATTATTTGTTTTATCGCTCCACTTATTACTAGTTATGACCCTGAAAAGCAAGCATTGTCAGAGCGTTTACTATCACCTAGTCTAAAGCACTGGTGGGGTACAGACCAGTATGGTAGAGATATCTTTACACGTTGTGTGTATGGGTGTCGTGTATCACTATCGGTAGGTATTATTTCGCAATTAATTGCGACAATTATCGGATACTTTATGGGTGTTACAGCAGGCTATGTCGGTGGTAAAATAGATGACGCAATTTCATTTGTAATGCAGGTATTTTCTTCATTTCCATTTTTGTTATTTGCGATGGCACTAATGTATGCGTTAGGACCAGGTATTACGAATCTATATATCTCACTGGGTTTATTAAGTTGGGCAAGTACAGCCAAATTAATTCGCGGTCAAGTAATGCAGCTAAAGGGCCAAGAATACATTCAAGCATGTAAGGTAGATGGTGGTTCTACATTACGTATTATCCTAAAGCATTTATTCCCAAACTGTATTCCAATGTTAATTGTTTCGATTACGTTAGGTATCCCTAGTGCAATCTTATCGGAAGCTAGTTTAAGTTATTTGGGTTTAGGTGTACCTTCACCAAAGCCAAGCTGGGGATCAATGATTGCCGAATCACAGGATTTTATTCGTAGTAATACGTATTACAGTTTATTTCCAGGTCTATGTATTATCGTTACAGTAATTGCCTTTAACATGATGGGTGATGGACTACGTGATGCTCTAGATCCTAAACTACGTATTTCAAGAGGTGAACTATGA